The DNA sequence GCCCCCGAGGACACCTCCTCCACCCACAACCATGACTGAGAGGCTGCCCGCCACCGCGGGTGCGCGTCGCCCGCCACCACAGGTGAGAGCCGTCCGCCCGGCGACGTACGCTCGGAGGCATGACCACCAACGATCTTCCCGTGATCGCCGCAGTCGACGGCTCCACGCACAGCCGGCAGGCGCTCGACTGGGCCACCCACGAAGCCGTGCGGCGGGGGCTGCCCCTGCTGATCGTCCACGTCCGCCCGCTCACCCGGCAGGTGGACGAGGAGACCGGACGGCGTGAGGCGGAGGCCCTCCTGGCCGAGTCCGTGCGCCGGAGCGCGGCCATCGCTCCGGAGCTGCGGCCCTCGACCCTGGCCCCGCTGGACTTCCCGTCGGCCGCCCTGGTCTCGCTCGGCCGGGACGCGTCGATGATCGTGGTCGGATCGCGCGGGCTCGGCGGCTTCCGCTCGCTGATGGTCGGTTCCAACAGCCTCGCCACCGCGTCGATGGCGAGCTGCCCCGTCATCGTCGTGCAGGAGGACCGCCCGGAGGGGGACGACGACCGGGCCGGGGACGCGGGGGCCTTCACCGACATCGTGGCGGGGGTGGCCGCGGACGAGAGCAGCGAGGCGGTCCTGGAGTTCGCCTTCGCCACCGCGGCTTCCCGGCCGGGCGCCCGGCTGCGGATCGTGCACGGCTGGACGATGTTCTCCTCCATGCTCGCGGGCGGCCCCGTCCTGGACCGGCAGGAGGCGGCGGGCTCGGCCGCCCGGACCCTGGCCGAGCTGACCTCGGGGTGGCACGAGAGGTACCCGCAGGTGGAGATCGTCCGGGAGCCGGTCAACGGTTCGGCCGCACGCACCCTGGTGACCGCGTCGGCGACGGCGGCCCTGACGGTGATCGGCCGCCGCAAGGGCGGCGAGTCGCTCGGGCTCGGGCTGTCCCCGGTGGCGCAGACGGCGGTCACGCACGCGCTGGGTCCGGTCGCCGTCGTGCCCTGCTGAGCCGCTCCTCCGTTTCCCGGCGACGGAGGCCGCTCCCCGGTCCGCGGTCTCCGGTCCGCGGTCTCCGGTTTTCGGTCTTCGGTCTTCGGTCTTCGGTGAGCGTCTTCCCCGGCCCGTCCAGCGGTTCTCCCGTGCTCGGTGGAGTCGGCGTCGCGGCGGGCGTCCCGTCGGTGCGGCCCCCTTGGCCTGGCGGGCGGTGTGGCGGAGACTTGACCGATGACACAGCGTGTGGCACTCGCGACCGTGATGGACCGGCTTGCCATCGATGCGGTGATCACCGGGTATGCGGTGGCCGTCGACGACGGGGCCTGGTCGGACTACGGAGCCCTGTTCACCCCGGACGGCCGCGCGGACTACCGGGGCGCGGGAGGCGTGGAGGGCCCGGCCGAGGAGACCGCCCGGTGGCTCGACGAGTCCCTGCGCCTCTTCCCGGTGCGCCAGCACCTGATCGTCAACCGCCGGATCGAGCTGGAGGATCTGGGCGGCTATACGGGCGACCGGGCCGAGGTGCGGGCCGACTACCTCAATCCGATGTGCCTGGCACGGAAGACGGCGGGCGGCTCCGGAGCGGACGGGCCGGACCGGACGGACGACGGGCGGACGGGGAGCGCCGCGCCCGACTTCGTGGCCGGCGGCCGCTGCACCTTCGAGCTGCGACGCGCCGAACCGGGCTGGCTCATCCGTACGGTCACCGTTCATGAGAAGTGGCGCCGGACGCCAGGCGTGTAGGACCCCGGCCTCCACCGTCGTCGCCGCCCGGAGGGCACCGGTTCCGTCCGCCGTGCCCCGCCCGGCCCGCGTCCTGTGTCCGGCGGGGATCACCTCCCCCACACTGGGTATCCAGGGGTTGACGCGCTGACGGCGACCGCCCGCCCGCGCACGACCGAGGAGGCACGGCATGCGAATCCGGGGTGGGCGTCGCGCGGTCGGCCGGAACGCGGCCGGCTCGTCCGGTGAAGGCGGCGGCGCCTCCGGTGGCGGGCCGGCGGCCGGCGGCCGGGTCTCCGCGGGCGCGGGAACGCTCTCGTCGCCCTGGGTCCGGGGCGCGGCGGCGCTGCTCGCCGGGGCGCTGCCCGCGCTCGCCTTCCCCGCGCCCGGACTCTGGTGGTTCGCCTACGGGGCGCTGGTCCCCTGGCTGCTGCTGATCCGCACCGCGCCCTCCCCCCGCAGGGCCGCGCTGGACGGCTGGATCGGCGGCATCGGCTTCGTCATCGCGGTGCACCACTGGCTGATCCCGAGCCTCCACGTCTTCATCGTGCTGCTGGCCGCCCTGGTGGGGCTGCTCTGGGCTCCCTGGGGGCTGCTGGTGTCCCGGCTGCTCGGCGGGTCTCCCTCCGCGCCGCGTGCCGTCGCCGCCGTGGTCGTCGTGCCCTCCGGGTGGCTGATGATCGAGCTGGTCCGGTCCTGGGAAGGGCTCGGCGGGCCCTGGGGGCTCCTCGGCGCGAGTCAGTGGGAGGTCGCCCCCGCCCTGCGGGTCGCCTCGGTGGGCGGGGTGTGGCTGGTGAGTCTGCTGGTGCTCGCGGTGAACACCGGTACGGCGCTGCTCATCGCCGACCGCACGGCCCGGACGACCGCCGGCGTCCTGCTGGTGGTGTGCGCCCTGTCCGTCGCGGCGATGTGGGCCTGGGCGCCGGGGCCCACGCCCACGGGCACGGTCCGGATCGCCGTCGTGCAGCCGGGCGTCGTGGAGGGACCGGGGAGCGTCGCCCGCCGCTTCGACCGGGGCGAGGAGCTGACCCGTTCGCTGCGGGGCCGGAACGTGGACCTGGTCGTGTGGGGCGAGAGCAGCATCGGGGCGGGTGCCTGGGAGCGCCCGGAGACCGCGCGGCGGCTGGCCGGGCTGTCCCGGCTGGTCGGTGCCGATCTGCTGGTCAATGTGGACGCCCGGCAGACGGACGGCTCGGGGCGGTCGGGGATCTTCAAGTCGGCGGTGCTCGTGGGCCCGGACGGGCCGACCGGGGACCGCTACGACAAGATGCGTCTGGTCCCGTTCGGCGAGTACGTTCCGGCCCGCTCCGTGCTGGGGTGGGCGACCTCCGTGGGCAAGGCGGCGGGCGAGGACCGGCTGCGCGGCGACCGCCAGGTGGTGATGACCCTGCCGGACGGGGCGCGGGGGCTGCGGATCGGCCCCCTGGTCTGCTTCGAGACGGCGTTCCCCGACATGAGCCGCGGGCTGGTGCGCGACGGGGCGCGGGTGATCGTCGCCCAGTCCGCCACCTCGACGTTCCAGGACAGCTGGGCCCCCGCCCAGCATGCCTCGCTGGGGGCGCTGCGGGCAGCCGAGAACGGCCGTCCGATGGTCCACTCGACGCTCACCGGGATCAGTGCGGCGTACGGGCCCCGGGGGGAGCGGGTGGGCCGCCCGCTCGGCACGGACGTGAGCGCGGCGGAGGTGTTCGAGCTGCCGCTGGCGCGCGGGAGCACGCTCTACGTCCGGCTCGGCGCCTGGCCGGTGTACGGGGCGCTGGCGGCGCTGGCCGTGCTGTGCGCCGTCGAGGGACTGCGGGCGCTCAGGAGGCCTGCGCCAGGGCCTCCCGGACCACCCGCTCGCACAGCTCATGGGTCGCCAGGGCGTCCCGGGCACTGAGCGTCTCGCCCCGGCGCACGGCGTCGAGGAAGGTGTGCACGCAGGCTTCGATGCCGCGCTGCCGGGCCACGGGGACCCAGTCGCCGCGCCGCCGCACGCTGGGCTGCCCCTTGTGGTCGACGATGTCCGCGAGGTTGAGGACCTGCCGCTTGGAGTCCTGTCCGGAGACTTCGAGGATCTCCTCGGTCGACCCGTTCAGCCGGTTCATCATGCCGATGGCGGTGAATCCGTCGCCGGACAGCTGGAGCACCACGTGGTGCATCAGCCCGTCCACGATCCGGGCCCGCACGGTGGTGTGGTCGACGGTGCCCGGGACCAGGAAGCGCAGGGTGTCGACGACGTGGATGAAGTCGTCGAGGACCATCGTCCGGGGGTCCTCGGGCAGTCCGACCCGGTTCTTCTGCAGGAGGATCAGCTCGCGCGGGTGCTCCGCGCACTGCGCGTAGCCCGGGGCGAGGCGGCGGTTGAAGCCGACGGCGAGACTGACGCCGCGTTCCTCGGCGAGGTTCACCAGCCGCTCGGAGTCGGCGTACTCATAGGCGATCGGCTTGTCGACATAGGTGGCGACGCCGGCTTCGACGAGCCGTTCCACGATCTGCGGGTGCACGGCGGTCGGGGCGTGCACGAACGCCGCGTCCAGCCCGGCGGCGAGGAGGGAGTCGAGGGTCGTGTGACGTGCGCCGGCCGGAACGCGGTGGGTGTCGCCGACCGCGTGGAGCGTGGCGGGGGTGCGGGTCTGCAGA is a window from the Streptomyces sp. MMBL 11-1 genome containing:
- a CDS encoding nuclear transport factor 2 family protein, with amino-acid sequence MTQRVALATVMDRLAIDAVITGYAVAVDDGAWSDYGALFTPDGRADYRGAGGVEGPAEETARWLDESLRLFPVRQHLIVNRRIELEDLGGYTGDRAEVRADYLNPMCLARKTAGGSGADGPDRTDDGRTGSAAPDFVAGGRCTFELRRAEPGWLIRTVTVHEKWRRTPGV
- a CDS encoding universal stress protein; amino-acid sequence: MTTNDLPVIAAVDGSTHSRQALDWATHEAVRRGLPLLIVHVRPLTRQVDEETGRREAEALLAESVRRSAAIAPELRPSTLAPLDFPSAALVSLGRDASMIVVGSRGLGGFRSLMVGSNSLATASMASCPVIVVQEDRPEGDDDRAGDAGAFTDIVAGVAADESSEAVLEFAFATAASRPGARLRIVHGWTMFSSMLAGGPVLDRQEAAGSAARTLAELTSGWHERYPQVEIVREPVNGSAARTLVTASATAALTVIGRRKGGESLGLGLSPVAQTAVTHALGPVAVVPC
- a CDS encoding Gfo/Idh/MocA family protein translates to MKIGCIGLGDIARKAYLPVLSAVPGVELHLQTRTPATLHAVGDTHRVPAGARHTTLDSLLAAGLDAAFVHAPTAVHPQIVERLVEAGVATYVDKPIAYEYADSERLVNLAEERGVSLAVGFNRRLAPGYAQCAEHPRELILLQKNRVGLPEDPRTMVLDDFIHVVDTLRFLVPGTVDHTTVRARIVDGLMHHVVLQLSGDGFTAIGMMNRLNGSTEEILEVSGQDSKRQVLNLADIVDHKGQPSVRRRGDWVPVARQRGIEACVHTFLDAVRRGETLSARDALATHELCERVVREALAQAS
- the lnt gene encoding apolipoprotein N-acyltransferase → MRIRGGRRAVGRNAAGSSGEGGGASGGGPAAGGRVSAGAGTLSSPWVRGAAALLAGALPALAFPAPGLWWFAYGALVPWLLLIRTAPSPRRAALDGWIGGIGFVIAVHHWLIPSLHVFIVLLAALVGLLWAPWGLLVSRLLGGSPSAPRAVAAVVVVPSGWLMIELVRSWEGLGGPWGLLGASQWEVAPALRVASVGGVWLVSLLVLAVNTGTALLIADRTARTTAGVLLVVCALSVAAMWAWAPGPTPTGTVRIAVVQPGVVEGPGSVARRFDRGEELTRSLRGRNVDLVVWGESSIGAGAWERPETARRLAGLSRLVGADLLVNVDARQTDGSGRSGIFKSAVLVGPDGPTGDRYDKMRLVPFGEYVPARSVLGWATSVGKAAGEDRLRGDRQVVMTLPDGARGLRIGPLVCFETAFPDMSRGLVRDGARVIVAQSATSTFQDSWAPAQHASLGALRAAENGRPMVHSTLTGISAAYGPRGERVGRPLGTDVSAAEVFELPLARGSTLYVRLGAWPVYGALAALAVLCAVEGLRALRRPAPGPPGPPARTAHGSPGRPGH